AGAACATGGTAGAGGCGAAAGAAGTCACAGGGGAAGTTATTGGAGATCACTTAGAGGGAGAGGAGATTATGGAAATTCATACAGAAGAAGAGATCACGGAGGATCATACAGAGGAGAAGATCTTGAAAGATCATATAGAGGAAGAGGCTATGGAAGATCATACAGAGGAGAAGATCGTGAAGGATCTTATAGAGGAGGAGGTAGTGGAAGATCATATAGAGGAGAAGATCGTGAAGGATCTTATAGAGGAAGAGGCTACGGAAGATCATACAGAGAAGATCGTGACGGATCTTATAGAGGAAGAGGTAGTGGAAGATCATATAGAGGAGAATATAATGAAGGATTATATAGAAGACGGGGAGGTACAGAACCAAGAGGAGAGTACgagaataataataacaatgtcagagattaagtgaaaattaaaatgactgaatatacagaaatgtaaaaaaaaataattaaacaaatccatttgaatgaataaaatgtgaGGAACATATAGAGTAATCCTCTTTATACTTTTTCTCTTGGtaaacttttatacaaaataaagctgggcactttattttttcctgggttatattttactacaattttaaCAGTTGAAATTTCTCGCACTAAATGTCGAAtgctaatttttgtttattacatcTTACTTCATTTTTCTACACACGTTCACTTCAAAGTTTCTAAATCTTAAGGATTTTGCACTGTAAAAGAGAATGTAATGTAAAGTTGAACATCCAATTTAACCATagcatcttattttttttaatatagagagcTGATTCAATGCTGATTCAATGAcgataaattataatgattggAAAACTATTGAAACCAACATTTAGGTATTTTTATCGGAAAcctggaaatatttaaaagctctAGAAAGTTGAAAGGTGGTTAAAAGCTTTCATGATAGAACTCAATTGTTAATAATGAAAAGCCAGTTCataaaaacatggtaaaaaaagtaaaaacaatttaaatcacAGAAGAAACATTTTGGgaaattttaactcttaaaaaaatgtatttcttttaaaaatttttaattttaaaattttgcaacatttcTTGGGTAATACTCAAGATTATCATAACTTGatgtgaatatatatatatatatatatatatatatagcccCTTTCCCGAGGTATATACATCCATGCATTTGATAAAATGCTTGGAATGCGTATGCTGACCATCGTCTTcctaaaacaaacaaaaaactggcagcaaaatttctaaaagaactTTCATAAACTTTGCTTTctaattatttggaaaaaattctttctgttAGAAAATCTCGGAAAAATCAGATGTTTTAgagacaaaaagaaaatacaagggtaaaaagattaaaaaaaacgaaaatcagaGCATGAGGTCCTAAATGCTATCCGTAGCGTCCAGAAAgctttgtaaattataatacagaaaaacagagccgtgatggctcaggtgaCAGAGCTTTCACCTTTCAATGATGTGAACTTCGAATTCCGGCGatgtctggtcgatacgaattcctcatccgacttgtaccgaccacagtgctgacataaaatatcctcagtataGATAGATCATGGATTATagtctccttgccatcaggctaatcgtgggaggttcttatggtcttcctctccatgtaacacaaatgctggttagttccatcaaaaagtcttccacgaaggcaaatatcTCTCAGTACTGGATCCAAGAGCTCCTTTGTTTTCTGtattgggttaaaaatttcaaagctccGGAgatgaatattagtagtcgtaaactcaaaaattgggttggctgctcaacgaccataaaataaaataaaaatagacaaagacaatatatagaaataattctACATCAATTTGTTTGAATTACATTTTCACAAACTTAGGGCACATTTACTACTAATTCGAACCTGCATAACAATTACCTGAATAACGAGATGAATCAAtctcaacttattttaaaacaattacaaaatccGTAGTTTGAAGAAGTtcgtgattaattttaaaacgtgGGTGAGACTGAGTCATATGGTTGTTGAGTTAACCAGATAACTTACTTTCagcaatttccaaaatttatttcaaaacccGTCAGTAGATGGCATTTCTAACGTAGATAACTATAAAACTAcgttttcttaaataatcaCTACTTTTAACAACCGCGAGGTGCAATCCGAGGATTCAACATGATGAGGAAGCATTGTTTTACAGTTCAGAAAAGAGCAGCGCCAtctgtcaaaaatttttgtagttaattttttaaaaataggttgTCGTTGAATTCCAGTTTTCTAGTTGacaaatggtaaaaatatataataagggTGGTGTTTACAGAACAtcttgaattcaaatttcagaaCTTTCTCTGTGACAATCTGCAGATTGGGTCAGAGGCgaatcttttcttttctactcGGCTTTACCTATGAAAGTCGCAACgtatttgcttttcatttgtttcagttaaaataaaaaataaaataaaaaagcaaatactgcgtattttatgtttcagtcgcgatggttcaggggatagagcattcactTTCCCATGAGACAAACCGAGTTCGAataccagcgatggctggtcgatacgaattcctcgtccagcttgcaccaaccacagtgttgacatgaaatatcctcagtggtagacggatcatggattagagtccccttgccgtcaggctaaccatgggaggttctcgtggtcttcctctccatataaagcaaatgcggttagttccataaaaaagtcaGTCACGAAGGCAAATATCTCTGAGTACTGGATccaagagttcctttgtcttccgtattgggttcaaaattataaggctacgtagaggaacattagtagttgtaaacctgAAAATTNatataatataatatttttaattaacttttaataggaaaaatgaaagaattcgaatcaaattttcatcattttgtcAGAAAGTGTCTTTTTTCCCTATTGATTTGCACGTGTTTACTCcaactaaataatatttgtatgtttttctttgaaagtaTTGTGCGTACATCACTTCCTTTAGCAGTAAATATTCTTCCGTATTGATTCATGAATGGAACGCACTGCAACTCTGCAACATCCTGAATCTTTGTCACACGCAAAGTTGGAACGCAACCAGTGTTTATTATTCCACAGTTCATTGTTCTTCATCAAATAATTGAAGGTATCTCGCACTAAAGGGGTGGTTTTCGGAATCAGTAAATCTGTTATCCCTGGAAAAAAAGTCAcggaatgaaaacaaatttgggAGTATAAATTGagatcaatattatattttgttattgataCTTGATATTAGATCTTTGAGGAAAGAAGAATCAACATGAAGCTAACTTTAGtgagtaactatttttttaattattttccgaTATAACTATTTCtgatgaaaacatttaatataagaATGGTTCTTAGATAGAACGAAAAATGTAATGCTATTTAATCATCTATTActgcactgttaaaattttcatccgAAAATGATGGTAAAATTACTCTCAGCTGTCTGTCCGATTaatcgtaaagtttacggtaaagaacattttttttcctttttggttttgaaaccatttacaaaaagtatggttataaaaccatgaatacaaaactatactgttttttgaccatttacaactagcatttttctaaaacgtaaaaaaaaaaactaattatttaactagacataggagctcggcttttcgtaaggtaatgggcatAGAAGAGTGTCGAAGAAtcgaaattcttcatgtgttgaagagaATGGAGAAAATAGTGTGGTGTCaccactaggactcgaactccagatCTGCCGGTCTTGAGATAGACAGATAAGCCcgctcggctataatatgtgcGCAGTTGCAAAGAGCTAAGTAGCTTCATCAGGTGGTTCTAGTGGgcgcgataaaattctggttgttttaccgtattaggtaaaagcagttaataaacagtttttctcaagcTTGCCAGTTTGATTGCCAttttatttacggttatttgactgtttcgattaaatatggtaaaataataattcaataagttgctatttaacaattttttttcgtgaaatttctaAGAGTGTAGCATGCTATACGTTCACGTAGTTACTTTAGAACAATCACGCTTCTCTATAGAGCTTTAATAGAACATTCCTGAATGAACGTGTGGTTTATTATAATACGAGAGCTCCacatttctttacttaaaataattttacactaGAGGATAACTTGTTAATAGGTTATTTTTACACTATCCATGGCTTGTATAGCTGCAGATAACAATTCGTTAGTTATATTTACAGCACTATTACATTTTCgtataatttttaaggtaaCCTTTCGAAAGAATGTATTTtctacaacaatatttttaaacgtaatttctaaattttgttttagaaaagtttctaaacaatttgatagtttgttttgatagtaACTGATCTCAATTCTAAGAATAAAGCAAAATGTGGACGgccttaaaaaatacaaaaactttctattttctctcgctttttatgtctttttttttaagtagtccGCCATTTTTGAGACACAGTGTATTTTTCAAAGCAGTTAGtcatttcttataaaacaaaTCATCATCGTCACGACAGTCCAGGGCATTATCTGGAATGTTTTTCCATACCgttcttatttaataactgtCCTGGAACAGCAGACCCAGCTTTTTGTGCTTACGGCTAATAATgctcaactccgcagccttgcaattttgaacccaatcaagaaTACAAGGGAGCTTTTGGATCAAATATAGGGAAAAAATTGTTCGTGGAGGGCTTTAAGATGCAATTAACTGGTATTTGTGCGACATagggaggaaaaccacaaaaacctcccactgttagcctgacggctaggggactctaaaccatgatccgtctaccactgagacaTTTTACGTCACCACAGTTGTCTGTGTCAGCCGgttgcgaaattcgtatcgaccaactatcgctgggattcgaaccaggttcacctcattgaaagaccaagctctatcccctgaggcaGCACGGCTCAAAAATAACGTCTCGCATTTGACAGAATTTGAACATGCGCGGGAAGATCCAAAAGGATTTCTAGTCGTTCTTATTATTGCTCTCCGATTTTCTCTAACTGGAATTGCAAATAGCTCTTCTTCCGGTGATGGCTGTTCGATACGAATCCACATACGGCTTATACCGAcagcagtgctgacgtgaaatatcctcagtggtagacggatcatgggttagaatccttttgccgtcaagctaactgttagaggttctcgtggtcttcctctccatgtaacgcaaatgagggttagttccatcagaaagttcTCAACGATGccatatttctcccaatacttgatccaggagttcctttgttttctggatagggttcaaaattacaagggtacggaTTTGAACTTTGTCGTAAACCgataaaattgggtcgactgttctacgacggttatatatttataaaaaatggatctTCCAGGTGAAAAAATTCAGCCACactgtgaatttttaaaaaaaatgtctttgaaaTACTCAAGTTCATTAGCCATTCTAAAAAACGGATAACTCTTTATCCCAAgatgttatttattgtttaaaattatagttttgccTCAAGTGTGAGGAACTTAAACtatagctttttattttccttggcaaTAAAGCTTCCAAAAACTCAGTCAAGTGTCATATTGTCATTGGACATTCCTTTACTAAATGCGAAGAATATATGAATCCACAACGAAACATTCTTtggtaaaatatacaaaattttataaacaataacagtgacatgaaaggaaattttttagatgtgtaaattttaaatacgataaacacttatttttttttattttgtaaactacGTATtggcaattatttatttatttacaaataaattactataaatgatacaaataaatattgaaaacacttattacaattatattatttattgacaaatttacatttgattaaaatatccTAACTTGACAGATCCTTCTTATTGTGGCCACTGTGGTTGTTGTGGCATGCAATGCAAAACCTCACAGAAAGAGAAATAGCCGTGATGAACCCAGCAAGGAAGAATCTGGTTCTGAAAAATCCACTGATGACCCAGAATGCAAGGGAGCTTCTGGTGAGagtgaaaataattcagaaaatgatGAGACAAGGGGAAGTAATGAAGGTAATAGTGAAAGTACTGGAGATGGGGAAGGTTCTTCCAGTAGTGGATGGACAGAATCAAGTAGTGAAATTGGCATCGAGGTATCGAGTTC
This genomic stretch from Parasteatoda tepidariorum isolate YZ-2023 unplaced genomic scaffold, CAS_Ptep_4.0 HiC_scaffold_846, whole genome shotgun sequence harbors:
- the LOC107451102 gene encoding uncharacterized protein, whose product is MKLTLILLIVATVVVVACNAKPHRKRNSRDEPSKEESGSEKSTDDPECKGASGESENNSENDETRGSNEGNSESTGDGEGSSSSGWTESSSEIGIEVSSSGEDKTTSSPGSSK